The Plectropomus leopardus isolate mb chromosome 15, YSFRI_Pleo_2.0, whole genome shotgun sequence genome has a segment encoding these proteins:
- the ldb1a gene encoding LIM domain-binding protein 1-A isoform X3, protein MSVGGCACPGCSSKSFKLYSPKEPPNGGSFPPFHPGAMLDRDVGPTPMYPPSYMEPGMGRPTPYGNQTDYRIYELNKRLQNWTEDCDNLWWDAFTTEFFEDDAMLTITFCLEDGPKRYTIGRTLIPRYFRSIFEGGATELFYVLKHPKESFHSNFVSLDCDQCTMVTQNGKPMFTQVCVEGRLYLEFMFDDMMRIKTWHFSIRQHREVLPRSILAMHDPQMLDQLAKNITRCGLSNSTLNYLRLCVILEPMQELMSRHKTYSLSPRDCLKTCLFQKWQRMVAPPAEPARQAPNKRRKRKVSGGSTVSSGGGSNNNSNSKKKSPANSFSLSSQVPDLVGTKTCTVPELEDRS, encoded by the exons ATGTCTGTTGGAGGTTGTGCTTGTCCCG GCTGTTCGTCAAAGTCATTCAAGCTGTACTCTCCTAAGGAGCCCCCCAACGGCGGCAGCTTTCCCCCCTTCCACCCAGGCGCTATGCTGGACAGAGATGTGGG GCCTACACCCATGTACCCCCCATCATACATGGAGCCTGGAATGGG gaGACCCACACCGTACGGGAACCAGACAGATTACCGGATATATGAGCTGAACAAAAGGCTACAGAATTGGACGGAG GACTGTGACAATCTCTGGTGGGACGCCTTCACCACAGAGTTCTTTGAGGATGACGCCATGCTCACCATCACATTCTGCCTGGAAGATGGACCCAAACGATACA CCATCGGCAGGACATTGATTCCACGATACTTTCGAAGTATTTTTGAGGGAGGCGCCACAGAGCTGTTCTATGTTTTGAAGCACCCAAAGGAGTCCTTCCACAGTAATTTTGTTTCCCTCGACTGTGACCAGTGCACCATGGTGACTCAGAACGGCAAACCTATGTTCACGCAG GTTTGTGTGGAAGGCCGCCTGTACCTAGAGTTCATGTTTGATGACATGATGAGGATCAAGACGTGGCACTTCAGCATCAGACAACACAGAGAGGTTCTACCTAGGAGCATTTTGGCTATGCAT GATCCCCAAATGCTTGATCAGTTGGCTAAAAATATCACCAGATGTGGGCTGTCCAACTCCACGCTCAACTACCTCCGT CTATGTGTGATATTGGAGCCCATGCAAGAGTTGATGTCACGGCATAAGACCTATAGCTTGAGCCCCAGAGACTGCCTGAAGACCTGCCTTTTCCAAAAGTGGCAAAGAATGGTAGCACCTCCAG CTGAGCCAGCCAGACAAGCTCCAAACAAGCGACGGAAAAGGAAGGTGTCCGGTGGAAGCACCGTGAGCTCCGGCGGAGGCagcaataacaacagcaacagcaaaaagAAGAGTCCAGCCAACAGCTTTTCACTCTCCAGCCAGGTACCT gaCCTGGTTGGAACAAAAACCTGTACAGTGCCGGAGCTTGAGGACCGGAGTTGA
- the ldb1a gene encoding LIM domain-binding protein 1-A isoform X4: MSVGGCACPGCSSKSFKLYSPKEPPNGGSFPPFHPGAMLDRDVGPTPMYPPSYMEPGMGRPTPYGNQTDYRIYELNKRLQNWTEDCDNLWWDAFTTEFFEDDAMLTITFCLEDGPKRYTIGRTLIPRYFRSIFEGGATELFYVLKHPKESFHSNFVSLDCDQCTMVTQNGKPMFTQVCVEGRLYLEFMFDDMMRIKTWHFSIRQHREVLPRSILAMHDPQMLDQLAKNITRCGLSNSTLNYLRLCVILEPMQELMSRHKTYSLSPRDCLKTCLFQKWQRMVAPPAEPARQAPNKRRKRKVSGGSTVSSGGGSNNNSNSKKKSPANSFSLSSQDLVGTKTCTVPELEDRS, encoded by the exons ATGTCTGTTGGAGGTTGTGCTTGTCCCG GCTGTTCGTCAAAGTCATTCAAGCTGTACTCTCCTAAGGAGCCCCCCAACGGCGGCAGCTTTCCCCCCTTCCACCCAGGCGCTATGCTGGACAGAGATGTGGG GCCTACACCCATGTACCCCCCATCATACATGGAGCCTGGAATGGG gaGACCCACACCGTACGGGAACCAGACAGATTACCGGATATATGAGCTGAACAAAAGGCTACAGAATTGGACGGAG GACTGTGACAATCTCTGGTGGGACGCCTTCACCACAGAGTTCTTTGAGGATGACGCCATGCTCACCATCACATTCTGCCTGGAAGATGGACCCAAACGATACA CCATCGGCAGGACATTGATTCCACGATACTTTCGAAGTATTTTTGAGGGAGGCGCCACAGAGCTGTTCTATGTTTTGAAGCACCCAAAGGAGTCCTTCCACAGTAATTTTGTTTCCCTCGACTGTGACCAGTGCACCATGGTGACTCAGAACGGCAAACCTATGTTCACGCAG GTTTGTGTGGAAGGCCGCCTGTACCTAGAGTTCATGTTTGATGACATGATGAGGATCAAGACGTGGCACTTCAGCATCAGACAACACAGAGAGGTTCTACCTAGGAGCATTTTGGCTATGCAT GATCCCCAAATGCTTGATCAGTTGGCTAAAAATATCACCAGATGTGGGCTGTCCAACTCCACGCTCAACTACCTCCGT CTATGTGTGATATTGGAGCCCATGCAAGAGTTGATGTCACGGCATAAGACCTATAGCTTGAGCCCCAGAGACTGCCTGAAGACCTGCCTTTTCCAAAAGTGGCAAAGAATGGTAGCACCTCCAG CTGAGCCAGCCAGACAAGCTCCAAACAAGCGACGGAAAAGGAAGGTGTCCGGTGGAAGCACCGTGAGCTCCGGCGGAGGCagcaataacaacagcaacagcaaaaagAAGAGTCCAGCCAACAGCTTTTCACTCTCCAGCCAG gaCCTGGTTGGAACAAAAACCTGTACAGTGCCGGAGCTTGAGGACCGGAGTTGA
- the ldb1a gene encoding LIM domain-binding protein 1-A isoform X1 → MSVGGCACPGCSSKSFKLYSPKEPPNGGSFPPFHPGAMLDRDVGPTPMYPPSYMEPGMGRPTPYGNQTDYRIYELNKRLQNWTEDCDNLWWDAFTTEFFEDDAMLTITFCLEDGPKRYTIGRTLIPRYFRSIFEGGATELFYVLKHPKESFHSNFVSLDCDQCTMVTQNGKPMFTQVCVEGRLYLEFMFDDMMRIKTWHFSIRQHREVLPRSILAMHDPQMLDQLAKNITRCGLSNSTLNYLRLCVILEPMQELMSRHKTYSLSPRDCLKTCLFQKWQRMVAPPAEPARQAPNKRRKRKVSGGSTVSSGGGSNNNSNSKKKSPANSFSLSSQVPDVMMVGEPTLMGGEFGDEDERLITRLENTQFDGANGLEDEDSFNSSPALGAHSPWNNKAPSSQESKNDNSQSSQ, encoded by the exons ATGTCTGTTGGAGGTTGTGCTTGTCCCG GCTGTTCGTCAAAGTCATTCAAGCTGTACTCTCCTAAGGAGCCCCCCAACGGCGGCAGCTTTCCCCCCTTCCACCCAGGCGCTATGCTGGACAGAGATGTGGG GCCTACACCCATGTACCCCCCATCATACATGGAGCCTGGAATGGG gaGACCCACACCGTACGGGAACCAGACAGATTACCGGATATATGAGCTGAACAAAAGGCTACAGAATTGGACGGAG GACTGTGACAATCTCTGGTGGGACGCCTTCACCACAGAGTTCTTTGAGGATGACGCCATGCTCACCATCACATTCTGCCTGGAAGATGGACCCAAACGATACA CCATCGGCAGGACATTGATTCCACGATACTTTCGAAGTATTTTTGAGGGAGGCGCCACAGAGCTGTTCTATGTTTTGAAGCACCCAAAGGAGTCCTTCCACAGTAATTTTGTTTCCCTCGACTGTGACCAGTGCACCATGGTGACTCAGAACGGCAAACCTATGTTCACGCAG GTTTGTGTGGAAGGCCGCCTGTACCTAGAGTTCATGTTTGATGACATGATGAGGATCAAGACGTGGCACTTCAGCATCAGACAACACAGAGAGGTTCTACCTAGGAGCATTTTGGCTATGCAT GATCCCCAAATGCTTGATCAGTTGGCTAAAAATATCACCAGATGTGGGCTGTCCAACTCCACGCTCAACTACCTCCGT CTATGTGTGATATTGGAGCCCATGCAAGAGTTGATGTCACGGCATAAGACCTATAGCTTGAGCCCCAGAGACTGCCTGAAGACCTGCCTTTTCCAAAAGTGGCAAAGAATGGTAGCACCTCCAG CTGAGCCAGCCAGACAAGCTCCAAACAAGCGACGGAAAAGGAAGGTGTCCGGTGGAAGCACCGTGAGCTCCGGCGGAGGCagcaataacaacagcaacagcaaaaagAAGAGTCCAGCCAACAGCTTTTCACTCTCCAGCCAGGTACCT GACGTGATGATGGTGGGAGAGCCCACTCTGATGGGAGGGGAGTTTGGTGACGAGGACGAGCGTCTGATCACGCGGCTGGAGAACACGCAGTTCGATGGGGCGAATGGCCTGGAGGATGAGGACAGTTTCAACAGCTCGCCTGCACTGGGGGCACACTCCCCCTGGAACAACAAGGCTCCCTCCAGTCAGGAGAGCAAGAATGACAACTCCCAGTCATCCCAGTAG
- the ldb1a gene encoding LIM domain-binding protein 1-A isoform X2: MLDRDVGPTPMYPPSYMEPGMGRPTPYGNQTDYRIYELNKRLQNWTEDCDNLWWDAFTTEFFEDDAMLTITFCLEDGPKRYTIGRTLIPRYFRSIFEGGATELFYVLKHPKESFHSNFVSLDCDQCTMVTQNGKPMFTQVCVEGRLYLEFMFDDMMRIKTWHFSIRQHREVLPRSILAMHDPQMLDQLAKNITRCGLSNSTLNYLRLCVILEPMQELMSRHKTYSLSPRDCLKTCLFQKWQRMVAPPAEPARQAPNKRRKRKVSGGSTVSSGGGSNNNSNSKKKSPANSFSLSSQVPDVMMVGEPTLMGGEFGDEDERLITRLENTQFDGANGLEDEDSFNSSPALGAHSPWNNKAPSSQESKNDNSQSSQ, translated from the exons ATGCTGGACAGAGATGTGGG GCCTACACCCATGTACCCCCCATCATACATGGAGCCTGGAATGGG gaGACCCACACCGTACGGGAACCAGACAGATTACCGGATATATGAGCTGAACAAAAGGCTACAGAATTGGACGGAG GACTGTGACAATCTCTGGTGGGACGCCTTCACCACAGAGTTCTTTGAGGATGACGCCATGCTCACCATCACATTCTGCCTGGAAGATGGACCCAAACGATACA CCATCGGCAGGACATTGATTCCACGATACTTTCGAAGTATTTTTGAGGGAGGCGCCACAGAGCTGTTCTATGTTTTGAAGCACCCAAAGGAGTCCTTCCACAGTAATTTTGTTTCCCTCGACTGTGACCAGTGCACCATGGTGACTCAGAACGGCAAACCTATGTTCACGCAG GTTTGTGTGGAAGGCCGCCTGTACCTAGAGTTCATGTTTGATGACATGATGAGGATCAAGACGTGGCACTTCAGCATCAGACAACACAGAGAGGTTCTACCTAGGAGCATTTTGGCTATGCAT GATCCCCAAATGCTTGATCAGTTGGCTAAAAATATCACCAGATGTGGGCTGTCCAACTCCACGCTCAACTACCTCCGT CTATGTGTGATATTGGAGCCCATGCAAGAGTTGATGTCACGGCATAAGACCTATAGCTTGAGCCCCAGAGACTGCCTGAAGACCTGCCTTTTCCAAAAGTGGCAAAGAATGGTAGCACCTCCAG CTGAGCCAGCCAGACAAGCTCCAAACAAGCGACGGAAAAGGAAGGTGTCCGGTGGAAGCACCGTGAGCTCCGGCGGAGGCagcaataacaacagcaacagcaaaaagAAGAGTCCAGCCAACAGCTTTTCACTCTCCAGCCAGGTACCT GACGTGATGATGGTGGGAGAGCCCACTCTGATGGGAGGGGAGTTTGGTGACGAGGACGAGCGTCTGATCACGCGGCTGGAGAACACGCAGTTCGATGGGGCGAATGGCCTGGAGGATGAGGACAGTTTCAACAGCTCGCCTGCACTGGGGGCACACTCCCCCTGGAACAACAAGGCTCCCTCCAGTCAGGAGAGCAAGAATGACAACTCCCAGTCATCCCAGTAG